The following are encoded in a window of Kitasatospora sp. NBC_01250 genomic DNA:
- a CDS encoding alpha/beta fold hydrolase encodes MTTTWLDGVTERLIPTSVGLINVRDGGRAGSSPLIFWPSLMMDGTMWRHQYEHFAPTHRVVLIDSPGHGKSDALRRIIDLKQCADALVEIQDALGIDKAVLIGNSWGGMLAGVFPAYHPDRSAGTVGINCTASLPTTFESVWATALAGYLSLNSKMPQLALKAARSAFAGPTAEAERPEFLEFLNLVLTNDPKSVAWALRSILIGRRDEHRLLATIKDVPVLVIAGEEDSQFPVHAVRRMADAIPTATFKVLLHTGHLAARENPQAVNAEIDAFLAELPALERI; translated from the coding sequence ATGACCACGACCTGGCTCGACGGCGTCACCGAGCGGCTCATCCCCACTTCTGTCGGGTTGATCAACGTGCGCGACGGCGGCAGGGCGGGCAGCTCGCCTCTGATCTTCTGGCCGAGCTTGATGATGGACGGCACCATGTGGCGCCACCAGTACGAGCATTTCGCCCCCACCCACCGCGTGGTGCTCATCGACAGCCCCGGACACGGCAAGTCCGACGCCCTGCGCCGCATCATCGACCTCAAGCAGTGTGCTGACGCGCTCGTCGAGATCCAGGACGCGCTCGGCATCGACAAGGCGGTGCTGATCGGCAACAGCTGGGGCGGCATGCTGGCCGGCGTCTTCCCCGCCTACCACCCGGACCGCTCGGCGGGGACGGTCGGCATCAACTGCACGGCCTCGCTCCCCACGACCTTCGAGAGCGTCTGGGCCACTGCGCTGGCCGGGTACCTGTCACTGAACTCGAAGATGCCTCAACTGGCCTTGAAAGCGGCCCGCAGCGCGTTCGCCGGGCCGACGGCCGAGGCCGAACGCCCGGAGTTCCTCGAGTTCCTGAATCTCGTGCTCACCAACGACCCCAAGTCGGTCGCCTGGGCGCTGCGCAGCATCCTGATCGGCCGCCGCGACGAACACCGCCTGCTCGCCACGATCAAGGACGTCCCCGTCCTCGTGATCGCCGGCGAGGAGGACAGCCAGTTCCCCGTGCACGCCGTGCGCCGGATGGCCGACGCGATCCCCACCGCCACCTTCAAAGTGCTGCTGCACACCGGCCACCTCGCCGCTCGCGAAAACCCACAGGCCGTCAACGCCGAGATCGACGCCTTCCTCGCCGAACTGCCCGCGCTGGAAAGGATCTGA
- a CDS encoding nuclear transport factor 2 family protein, protein MPATTDRGEAPAWIHAFMHEIDTLEFATAFATNLDQDTEMIFGTARVHGVDAIKDFFVKIDAPLITTHEVIETWTVGDVLILRGEATVAKKTEPDTVVRAPFTHIFYLDQSDEALPRIRTLHITAGPVETDALL, encoded by the coding sequence ATGCCCGCCACCACCGACCGCGGCGAAGCCCCTGCATGGATCCACGCCTTCATGCACGAGATCGACACCCTCGAGTTCGCGACCGCGTTCGCCACGAACCTTGACCAGGACACCGAGATGATCTTCGGTACGGCCCGCGTGCACGGAGTCGACGCCATCAAGGACTTCTTCGTGAAGATCGACGCCCCGCTCATCACCACGCACGAGGTGATCGAGACGTGGACCGTCGGGGACGTGCTGATCCTCCGGGGCGAGGCGACCGTCGCCAAGAAGACCGAACCTGACACCGTCGTGCGTGCCCCGTTCACGCACATCTTCTACCTCGACCAGAGCGACGAGGCGCTACCGCGAATCCGCACTCTGCACATCACGGCAGGGCCTGTCGAGACCGACGCCCTGCTCTGA
- a CDS encoding GAP family protein, producing MRTGKDAHCCHQACDRRALRCCSNTAAAVALSPFPLIGVVLILVGDRAERNGALFAGGWIAGLAIVATAVVTLFSGAYDPDSTSSAIADCGRVVVGAGLIVLGVRTWLSRPREGDEAQEPGWMTSLDLASARRALVLGPLLSGTNPKNFVLTASAASSIAEAGKQGEAKGEAEGEAEGAGRTHPRSSVGPGRLRGEVGGCGRVPLRPVAVAGNARGARLARVRVPGPSGLAPPGAVDRVDRVDRDDQ from the coding sequence ATACGGACGGGGAAGGACGCACACTGCTGTCACCAGGCGTGCGACAGGAGGGCTCTTCGGTGCTGCTCCAATACGGCCGCGGCGGTCGCACTCAGCCCGTTCCCGCTCATCGGCGTCGTGCTGATCCTGGTGGGCGACCGTGCCGAGCGCAACGGTGCGCTGTTCGCGGGCGGATGGATCGCCGGGCTCGCGATTGTGGCGACCGCCGTCGTGACGCTGTTCTCCGGGGCCTACGACCCCGACAGCACGAGCTCCGCCATCGCTGACTGCGGGCGGGTGGTCGTCGGGGCCGGACTGATCGTCCTGGGCGTGCGCACGTGGTTGTCGCGCCCCCGGGAGGGCGACGAGGCCCAGGAACCGGGCTGGATGACGTCACTGGACCTCGCCTCGGCCAGGCGTGCCCTGGTCCTCGGCCCGCTGCTCTCGGGGACCAACCCGAAGAACTTCGTCCTGACCGCGTCGGCTGCCTCCTCGATCGCGGAAGCGGGGAAGCAGGGGGAGGCCAAGGGCGAGGCCGAGGGCGAGGCCGAGGGTGCGGGACGTACCCATCCTCGCTCCTCGGTCGGGCCTGGTCGGCTGCGCGGTGAGGTCGGCGGGTGTGGCCGCGTTCCGCTGAGACCGGTCGCTGTCGCTGGGAACGCCCGAGGGGCCCGGCTCGCGCGTGTGCGGGTGCCGGGCCCCTCGGGGTTGGCCCCGCCAGGGGCCGTTGATCGGGTCGATCGGGTTGATCGGGACGATCAGTAG
- a CDS encoding lytic transglycosylase domain-containing protein → MPVITTRMRKSAALLASAAGIVAIGAAVAPTAASAATPQQIAASIVPADQLASFDQIVSHESGWNITATNPSSGAYGLGQALPGNKMASAGADWQTNASTQIKWTYDYMNSRYGSPNQAWAYWQIHHNY, encoded by the coding sequence ATGCCCGTGATCACCACCCGCATGCGCAAGTCCGCCGCCCTGCTCGCCTCCGCCGCCGGCATCGTCGCCATCGGCGCCGCCGTCGCCCCCACCGCCGCCTCCGCCGCCACCCCGCAGCAGATCGCCGCCAGCATCGTCCCCGCCGACCAGCTCGCGTCCTTCGACCAGATCGTCTCCCACGAGAGCGGCTGGAACATCACCGCCACCAACCCCTCCTCGGGCGCCTACGGCCTGGGCCAGGCCCTGCCGGGCAACAAGATGGCCTCCGCCGGCGCCGACTGGCAGACCAACGCCTCCACCCAGATCAAGTGGACCTACGACTACATGAACAGCCGCTACGGCAGCCCGAACCAGGCCTGGGCCTACTGGCAGATCCACCACAACTACTGA
- a CDS encoding ATP-binding protein, producing MPKNPPESMQHHLRQRLNCRARARWPQVNAVTVRFRAEFAYVAAELTSGQILPLCRLRFTGVLHAWSFALYLASSDSYQDTALPSGLPAGSPEEALECAGDLYLRPHAPGDCGPARVPTGLVVLVGAPASGRTSFVRALLARRQIDEQAVVSSDEIRAELFDTAPAEAHSEAADSRIFEERDRRIAARLSGGRTAVAESTNVTPQARARLIAIARRFDAPVTVLRFDPDLSVLLRQHTERSRTDLTADDVRAYAAVMARHGGADQLRAEGTHAVHDVPGERQGTTPAEAAARFSFT from the coding sequence GTGCCGAAGAACCCCCCGGAATCGATGCAGCACCACCTGCGCCAACGCCTCAACTGCCGTGCCCGCGCGCGGTGGCCGCAGGTGAACGCCGTCACGGTCCGCTTCCGCGCGGAATTCGCCTACGTGGCAGCCGAACTGACCAGCGGCCAGATCCTCCCGCTGTGTCGCCTGCGCTTCACCGGGGTGTTGCACGCCTGGTCCTTCGCGCTCTACCTGGCGAGCAGCGACAGCTACCAGGACACTGCCCTGCCCAGCGGGCTGCCCGCCGGCTCTCCCGAGGAAGCCCTGGAATGCGCGGGTGACCTCTACCTCCGGCCGCACGCACCGGGCGACTGCGGACCGGCGCGCGTGCCAACGGGACTGGTGGTCCTCGTCGGAGCGCCGGCTTCGGGCAGGACCAGCTTCGTGCGGGCCCTGCTCGCCCGCCGCCAGATCGACGAGCAAGCAGTGGTGTCCAGCGACGAGATCCGCGCTGAACTCTTCGACACCGCACCTGCCGAGGCGCACTCCGAGGCGGCGGACTCCCGGATCTTCGAGGAGCGCGACCGGCGGATCGCCGCCCGGCTCTCCGGCGGACGAACCGCAGTCGCCGAGTCCACGAACGTCACTCCCCAGGCGCGCGCCCGCCTCATCGCCATCGCCAGGCGCTTCGACGCCCCGGTGACCGTGCTGCGATTCGACCCGGACCTCAGCGTCCTCCTCCGGCAGCACACGGAGCGAAGCCGTACCGACCTCACGGCCGACGACGTCCGCGCCTACGCCGCGGTCATGGCCCGGCACGGCGGGGCCGACCAACTGCGCGCCGAGGGCACACACGCCGTCCACGACGTGCCCGGGGAGCGTCAGGGGACCACGCCGGCCGAGGCCGCAGCGCGGTTCTCCTTCACCTGA
- a CDS encoding polysaccharide deacetylase family protein has translation MAPNRRQILTTAGTVGVLAAGYALFSASPRSRPSAALTAPSTLTAPATPSEPATPSAPSVPRTPASLSTPGTPAAPSTPGTANRAEVVARYRDTVPTRWGTDVPGVLDRLAGERGQIALTFDACGGPGGDGYDRALIDLLRERNVPATLFLNSRWIDANPVVSRRLAAEPLFEIADHGTRHRPLSVTGRSAYGIAGTQDAGEVVAELTANRDRLADLLGAPPRFFRPGTAYCDDVAVRIAAELGQRVVGFTVNGDAGATYSAAEIAKEVGAARPGSIVIAHMNHPEGDTAVGFAAALPGLLAAGHGFTRLSDAFR, from the coding sequence ATGGCCCCCAACCGCCGTCAGATCCTGACCACGGCCGGCACCGTGGGCGTGCTGGCCGCTGGATACGCGTTGTTCTCCGCCTCTCCCCGCTCCCGGCCCTCGGCTGCCCTGACCGCGCCGAGCACCCTGACCGCGCCGGCCACCCCGTCCGAGCCGGCCACCCCGTCCGCGCCGAGCGTTCCCCGCACGCCGGCCTCCCTGAGCACCCCCGGCACGCCGGCCGCGCCGAGCACCCCCGGGACCGCGAACCGCGCGGAGGTGGTGGCGCGCTACCGGGACACCGTTCCCACGCGTTGGGGCACCGACGTGCCCGGTGTGCTCGACCGGCTCGCCGGGGAGCGCGGGCAGATCGCCCTGACCTTCGACGCGTGCGGCGGCCCCGGGGGCGACGGCTACGACCGCGCGCTGATCGACCTCCTGCGTGAACGGAACGTGCCCGCCACGCTGTTCCTCAACTCCCGCTGGATCGACGCGAACCCCGTGGTCTCCCGCCGGCTGGCCGCGGAGCCGCTGTTCGAGATCGCCGACCACGGAACGCGCCACCGCCCCCTGTCGGTCACCGGCCGCTCCGCCTACGGCATCGCGGGCACCCAGGATGCCGGGGAGGTGGTCGCGGAGCTCACCGCCAACCGCGACCGGCTCGCCGACCTGCTCGGCGCCCCACCGCGCTTCTTCCGGCCCGGCACGGCCTACTGCGACGACGTCGCCGTGCGCATCGCGGCCGAGTTGGGGCAACGGGTGGTGGGCTTCACCGTCAACGGCGACGCGGGGGCGACCTACTCCGCCGCCGAGATCGCCAAGGAGGTCGGTGCCGCCCGGCCGGGCTCGATCGTCATCGCGCACATGAACCATCCCGAAGGCGACACGGCGGTCGGGTTCGCCGCCGCCCTCCCCGGGCTGCTGGCCGCCGGACACGGCTTCACCCGCCTGTCGGACGCCTTCCGGTGA
- a CDS encoding carbonic anhydrase, with product MHDAPTETRRAAAAGHREESTAGSPARRCFLVGGAGALAALPLLATGRAAAQPCGLADPAEPPTPTPTPGQGMPTPEEVLRCLAEGNERWVAGELLHPNQSVARRLAVAAGQDPLATVFSCIDSRVPPEIVFDRGVGDLFVVRTAAQTNDDLIQGAVEYGAQESVTPLVVVMGHQRCGAVVFAVDALNNGTEVPAHLVAVVEALKPAYLAAEPLPGDQVDNTVRAQIRLTVDQLREDPLLLPLIGDHLVEVVGAYYSLDSGCVEFMRP from the coding sequence ATGCACGACGCACCAACCGAGACCCGCCGCGCGGCAGCCGCCGGCCACCGCGAGGAGAGCACCGCCGGCTCACCCGCCCGCCGATGCTTCCTCGTTGGCGGTGCCGGCGCGTTGGCCGCCCTCCCCCTGCTCGCCACCGGCCGGGCCGCCGCACAGCCCTGCGGCCTCGCCGACCCGGCCGAGCCGCCGACGCCGACGCCGACGCCGGGCCAGGGCATGCCCACGCCGGAGGAGGTGCTGCGGTGCCTGGCAGAGGGCAACGAGCGCTGGGTGGCCGGCGAGCTCCTGCATCCGAACCAGAGCGTGGCTCGCCGCCTGGCGGTGGCCGCCGGTCAGGACCCGCTGGCGACCGTCTTCTCGTGCATCGACTCCCGGGTGCCGCCCGAGATCGTCTTCGACCGTGGTGTCGGGGACCTGTTCGTGGTCCGGACCGCGGCCCAGACCAACGACGACCTGATCCAGGGCGCGGTCGAGTACGGCGCCCAGGAATCCGTGACCCCACTGGTCGTGGTGATGGGCCACCAGCGCTGCGGTGCCGTCGTCTTCGCGGTGGACGCCCTGAACAACGGCACCGAGGTACCGGCCCACCTGGTCGCAGTCGTCGAGGCCCTCAAGCCCGCCTACCTGGCGGCCGAACCCCTGCCCGGCGACCAGGTCGACAACACCGTCCGCGCCCAGATCCGCCTCACCGTCGACCAGCTCCGCGAGGACCCCCTGCTCCTCCCCCTCATCGGCGATCACCTGGTCGAGGTGGTGGGCGCCTACTACTCCCTGGACAGCGGCTGCGTGGAGTTCATGCGCCCCTGA
- a CDS encoding alpha/beta hydrolase family protein, whose amino-acid sequence MRFLFEDESFSFEALRAAGFANDGGADLGEVIAAARNIPEGDEEAWLREWRSTAERVHAIGNRALATGHRVSAREALLRASNYYRTAEFYRRDDPADDPEVKLLSGLSRETFATAASLMDTPVEAVRIPYEDTSLPGYLFLVDDSGTPRPTVVFTSGFDSTLEEAYFVIGAAALRRGYNVLAYDGPGQGAALREQGMVFRPDWEAVVTPVVDYALTRPEIAPDRLVLLGYSLGGYLVARAAAHDHRLAALVLDDGLYSFGQAHTRFMPPFLWDWVQSGRDDLANPVLNLLMRTSTQLRWALRNGVWTFGATSPADYVRRTTDYTLDGVAHLIDCPTLVLDAENDQFFHGQPQEVQAALTCPHTLITLPEAEGAGEHCHMGAMARFQQLTFDWLDTTLASKAHLNS is encoded by the coding sequence ATGCGTTTCCTGTTCGAGGACGAGTCGTTCTCCTTCGAGGCCCTGCGCGCCGCCGGCTTCGCCAACGACGGCGGCGCCGATCTCGGCGAGGTCATCGCCGCCGCCCGGAACATCCCCGAGGGCGACGAGGAGGCCTGGCTGCGCGAGTGGCGCAGCACCGCCGAGCGCGTCCACGCCATCGGCAACCGCGCCCTGGCGACCGGCCACCGGGTCAGCGCCCGCGAGGCCCTGCTGCGCGCCTCGAACTACTACCGCACCGCCGAGTTCTACCGCCGCGATGACCCCGCCGACGACCCCGAGGTCAAGCTCCTCTCCGGCCTCTCCCGCGAGACCTTCGCGACCGCCGCCTCCCTGATGGACACCCCCGTCGAGGCCGTGCGCATCCCCTACGAGGACACCAGCCTGCCCGGCTACCTCTTCCTCGTCGACGACTCCGGCACCCCCCGCCCCACCGTCGTCTTCACCAGCGGCTTCGACTCGACCCTGGAGGAGGCCTACTTCGTCATCGGCGCCGCCGCGCTGCGCCGCGGCTACAACGTGCTGGCCTACGACGGCCCGGGCCAGGGGGCGGCGCTGCGCGAGCAGGGCATGGTCTTCCGCCCGGACTGGGAGGCCGTGGTCACCCCGGTGGTCGACTACGCGCTGACCCGCCCCGAGATCGCCCCCGACCGCCTGGTCCTGCTGGGCTACAGCCTCGGCGGCTACCTGGTCGCCCGCGCCGCCGCCCACGACCACCGCCTGGCCGCCCTGGTCCTGGACGACGGCCTCTACAGCTTCGGCCAGGCCCACACCCGCTTCATGCCGCCGTTCCTGTGGGACTGGGTCCAGAGCGGCCGCGACGACCTCGCCAACCCCGTCCTGAACCTGCTCATGCGGACCAGCACCCAGCTCCGCTGGGCCCTGCGCAACGGCGTCTGGACCTTCGGCGCCACCTCCCCCGCCGACTACGTCCGCCGCACCACCGACTACACCCTCGACGGCGTCGCCCACCTCATCGACTGCCCCACCCTCGTCCTCGACGCCGAGAACGACCAGTTCTTCCACGGCCAGCCGCAGGAGGTCCAGGCCGCCCTCACCTGCCCGCACACCCTCATCACCCTCCCCGAGGCCGAGGGCGCCGGCGAGCACTGCCACATGGGAGCCATGGCCCGCTTCCAGCAACTCACCTTCGACTGGCTCGACACCACCCTCGCCTCGAAGGCTCACCTCAACAGCTGA
- a CDS encoding GNAT family N-acetyltransferase — protein MPELMRLHADQAAAVLAFELANRGYFAASVSDRGDDFFDRFTDRYGASLAEQESGGCAFYLLVDEDGSVLGRFNLYDLADGTATLGYRVAEQAAGRGVATATVRALCGIATARHGLHTLRAATSHENAASRKVLTKAGFVPVGPAAPADLGGKSGTWYQRDLRP, from the coding sequence ATGCCCGAGCTGATGCGGCTTCATGCCGACCAGGCCGCGGCGGTCCTGGCCTTCGAGCTGGCGAACCGCGGCTACTTCGCTGCCTCGGTCTCCGACCGCGGCGACGACTTCTTCGACCGGTTCACCGACCGGTACGGCGCCTCGCTGGCCGAGCAGGAGTCCGGCGGCTGCGCCTTCTACCTGCTCGTCGACGAGGACGGCTCGGTGCTCGGCAGGTTCAACCTGTACGACCTGGCGGACGGCACGGCCACCCTCGGGTACCGCGTCGCGGAGCAGGCCGCCGGCCGCGGCGTGGCGACCGCGACCGTGCGGGCGCTGTGCGGGATCGCGACGGCGCGGCACGGCCTGCACACCCTGCGGGCGGCCACCTCCCACGAGAACGCCGCCTCCCGCAAGGTGCTGACCAAGGCGGGGTTCGTCCCGGTCGGCCCGGCCGCCCCGGCCGATCTCGGCGGCAAGTCGGGCACCTGGTACCAGCGCGACCTCCGGCCGTAG
- a CDS encoding tetratricopeptide repeat protein: MSRWWHPRSRARAAAQQPPAPEPSPAVPEPPPEAPDRPGAGPDPAPPPPPPPPPPPPRAQPTAGHLVVTLQHEDGPERELARQPLSPLELAVLKADGLRARLGPEHPDTMAALRDQARALAELPDRHEEARERFTGLIRRQAAVLGYLHEETLTTAADLAQLLHAMGELDRAEEASRSVWTSRTDLLGRDHPATLDSAAQLAAVLEDLRRAPEALALRRDVLERRRRLHGPDHPDVHTDANAHAAALIKADRWEEAEQELRELVGRMERAVRPDAELLAPRSNLGAALCRLGRFEEAEHVLRTVIATQDQAGSDVGDHALPTRNNLAAVLHALGRFAEAAQLLREVLAVRTRTHGEHHPHTVHARDNLANVLIDAGERQQAVDLLQRCRDDYRRLLGPDHPKVRSTGELLTRLRAQSG; the protein is encoded by the coding sequence ATGAGCCGATGGTGGCACCCGCGTTCCCGAGCGCGGGCCGCGGCCCAGCAGCCGCCCGCGCCGGAACCCTCCCCGGCAGTACCCGAGCCACCTCCCGAGGCCCCGGACCGGCCCGGGGCGGGGCCGGACCCCGCTCCCCCGCCACCGCCACCGCCACCGCCACCGCCACCGCGGGCGCAGCCGACGGCGGGCCACCTCGTCGTCACGCTCCAGCACGAGGACGGCCCCGAGCGGGAACTGGCCCGGCAACCGCTCTCGCCCCTTGAGCTGGCCGTCCTCAAGGCCGACGGCCTCCGAGCGCGCCTGGGCCCGGAGCACCCTGACACCATGGCCGCCCTGCGCGACCAGGCGCGGGCGCTGGCCGAGCTGCCGGATCGTCACGAGGAGGCGCGCGAGCGCTTCACCGGGCTCATCCGCCGCCAGGCCGCCGTCCTGGGGTACCTCCACGAGGAGACCCTGACAACCGCCGCCGACCTCGCCCAGCTGCTGCACGCGATGGGCGAGCTGGACCGCGCCGAGGAAGCCTCCCGCAGCGTCTGGACCAGCCGCACCGACCTGCTGGGCCGCGACCACCCGGCCACCCTCGACAGCGCCGCACAACTGGCCGCCGTCCTGGAGGACCTCCGCCGGGCGCCCGAGGCGCTCGCGCTGCGCCGCGACGTGCTGGAGCGCAGGCGCCGGCTGCACGGTCCGGACCACCCCGACGTGCACACCGACGCGAACGCCCATGCCGCGGCCCTGATCAAGGCCGACCGCTGGGAGGAGGCCGAGCAGGAACTACGGGAGCTGGTGGGGCGGATGGAGCGCGCCGTCCGGCCCGACGCCGAACTCCTCGCACCCCGATCCAACCTCGGCGCCGCGCTCTGCCGCCTCGGCCGCTTCGAGGAGGCCGAGCACGTGCTGCGCACCGTCATCGCCACCCAGGACCAGGCGGGGAGCGACGTCGGGGACCACGCGCTCCCGACCCGCAACAACCTCGCCGCCGTCCTGCACGCCCTGGGACGCTTCGCCGAGGCCGCACAGCTCCTGCGCGAGGTCCTCGCCGTCAGGACCCGGACCCACGGGGAGCACCACCCGCACACCGTCCACGCCCGGGACAACCTGGCCAACGTCCTGATCGACGCGGGCGAACGCCAGCAGGCCGTGGACCTTCTCCAGCGCTGTCGCGACGACTACCGCCGCCTCCTCGGGCCCGACCACCCCAAGGTGCGCAGCACCGGTGAACTCCTCACCCGGCTGCGCGCGCAGTCGGGGTGA